A part of Dasypus novemcinctus isolate mDasNov1 chromosome 5, mDasNov1.1.hap2, whole genome shotgun sequence genomic DNA contains:
- the NEUROD6 gene encoding neurogenic differentiation factor 6 produces the protein MLTLPFDESVVMPESQMCRKFSRECEDQKQIKKPESFSKQIVLRGKSIKRAPGEETEKEEEEEDREEEDENGLPRRRGLRKKKTTKLRLERVKFRRQEANARERNRMHGLNDALDNLRKVVPCYSKTQKLSKIETLRLAKNYIWALSEILRIGKRPDLLTFVQNLCKGLSQPTTNLVAGCLQLNARSFLMGQGGEAAHHTRSPYSTFYPPYHSPELTTPPGHGTLDNSKSMKPYNYCSAYESFYESTSPECASPQFEGPLSPPPINYNGIFSLKQEETLDYGKNYNYGMHYCAVPPRGPLGQGAMFRLPTDSHFPYDLHLRSQSLTMQDELNAVFHN, from the coding sequence GATGTGCAGAAAGTTTTCCAGAGAATGTGAGGACCAGAAGCAAATTAAGAAACCAGAAAGCTTTTCTAAACAGATTGTCCTTCGAGGAAAGAGCATCAAAAGGGCCCCTGGAGAAGAAAccgagaaggaagaagaggaggaagacagGGAAGAGGAAGATGAAAATGGATTGCCCAGAAGGAGGGGGCTTAGGAAAAAAAAGACGACCAAGCTCCGACTGGAAAGGGTCAAGTTCAGGAGACAGGAAGCCAACGCGCGGGAGAGGAACAGGATGCATGGCCTCAACGACGCTTTGGACAATTTAAGGAAAGTGGTTCCCTGCTATTCCAAAACtcaaaaactttccaaaataGAAACTTTACGACTGGCCAAAAACTATATCTGGGCACTTTCTGAAATTCTGAGAATCGGCAAAAGACCTGATCTGCTCACTTTCGTCCAAAACTTATGCAAAGGTCTCTCCCAGCCAACTACAAACTTGGTGGCAGGCTGCCTGCAGCTCAACGCCAGGAGTTTCCTGATGGGTCAGGGCGGGGAGGCCGCGCATCACACAAGGTCACCCTACTCTACTTTCTACCCACCCTACCACAGCCCTGAGCTCACCACTCCCCCAGGGCATGGAACTCTCGATAATTCCAAGTCCATGAAACCCTACAATTATTGCAGTGCATATGAATCCTTCTATGAAAGCACGTCCCCTGAGTGTGCCAGCCCTCAGTTTGAAGGTCCCTTAAGTCCTCCCCCAATTAACTATAATGGGATATTTTCCCTGAAGCAAGAAGAAACCTTGGACTATGGCAAAAATTACAATTACGGCATGCATTACTGTGCAGTGCCACCCAGGGGTCCCCTTGGGCAGGGTGCCATGTTCAGGCTGCCCACCGACAGCCACTTCCCTTACGACTTACATCTGCGCAGCCAATCTCTCACCATGCAAGATGAATTAAATGCAGTTTTTCATAattaa